Proteins encoded together in one Pseudomonadota bacterium window:
- the grpE gene encoding nucleotide exchange factor GrpE: MEETDGQEVESKTKEKDEVQQEEHKKKKKKDAIIEELQKSLEEKEENIKILQDKLLYLQAEFENFKKLKIKEKQEILMFGNEVLIRQLLPVLDNLDRALEHVSKTEDFKSIEDGVGITLNEFLKVLEKSGVTRVDALGKKFDPNIHEALYQEERDDVEPDTIVSEFQKGYMLNGRLIRPSRVSVSKKPEIQ; encoded by the coding sequence ATGGAAGAAACAGATGGCCAGGAAGTAGAAAGTAAAACAAAAGAAAAGGATGAAGTTCAACAGGAAGAACACAAAAAAAAGAAAAAGAAGGATGCGATAATTGAAGAACTTCAAAAATCACTTGAAGAGAAAGAAGAGAACATCAAAATCCTTCAGGACAAGCTGCTGTATCTCCAGGCAGAATTTGAAAATTTTAAAAAATTAAAGATTAAAGAAAAACAAGAGATATTGATGTTTGGGAATGAAGTACTCATAAGGCAACTGCTACCTGTTTTAGACAATTTAGATAGGGCGTTAGAGCATGTCTCAAAAACAGAGGACTTTAAGAGCATTGAAGATGGTGTGGGAATTACCCTCAATGAGTTTTTGAAAGTGCTCGAAAAATCTGGTGTTACAAGGGTCGATGCATTAGGCAAAAAATTCGATCCGAACATACATGAAGCCCTTTACCAGGAAGAGAGAGATGATGTGGAGCCAGATACTATTGTGTCAGAATTTCAGAAGGGCTACATGTTAAATGGTAGATTAATCAGACCCTCACGGGTCTCCGTTTCCAAAAAACCAGAGATTCAGTAA
- the hrcA gene encoding heat-inducible transcriptional repressor HrcA encodes MEVLTEREKKILELIMDNYITAAEPTGSRTIAKTIKNKLSSATIRNVMADLEEQGFLYKPHVVAGRIPTHKAFRYYVKSLIVLKGPGKKTLEVLGALLKPHYSYVEEIMEDASRALAALSKFTGIVVEPKVNTMLFKEIEFVRLSRSTILIVFVTSSGMVHTRLVDTDDDLDLEGLSSMKRYMNEKFGGMPFYALKEGILEDMEEDKENYNKLFAKIKDTLKTIIDEEDTREIYIEGTSKMIGVPEFSDIDRLKELFQALERKEKLLRLLDKCLKEEGIHVIMGAESDIREMRDMSIITSTYKIGERSYGVLGVIGPIRMNYSKIIPIVNYTATTVTNILKMM; translated from the coding sequence ATGGAGGTCTTAACAGAAAGAGAAAAAAAGATTCTTGAACTGATAATGGATAATTATATAACGGCTGCAGAGCCGACAGGCTCACGAACAATAGCCAAAACAATCAAGAACAAGTTGAGCTCCGCAACAATAAGGAATGTAATGGCAGACCTTGAGGAACAAGGGTTTCTCTATAAACCACACGTAGTTGCTGGAAGAATTCCTACTCACAAAGCCTTTAGATATTACGTGAAGAGTCTTATTGTATTAAAGGGTCCAGGTAAGAAGACATTGGAGGTTCTTGGAGCCTTACTCAAACCTCATTATTCATATGTGGAGGAAATAATGGAAGATGCCTCAAGGGCGCTTGCTGCACTCTCCAAGTTCACGGGCATTGTGGTCGAGCCAAAGGTAAATACAATGTTATTCAAGGAAATAGAATTTGTAAGACTATCCAGATCTACAATACTCATTGTCTTTGTTACCTCCTCAGGTATGGTTCATACAAGGCTTGTCGATACGGATGACGATCTTGATTTAGAGGGGCTAAGCAGTATGAAGAGGTATATGAATGAGAAGTTTGGAGGCATGCCTTTCTATGCCCTCAAAGAGGGGATATTAGAGGACATGGAAGAGGACAAAGAAAACTACAATAAGCTCTTTGCAAAAATAAAGGATACCCTAAAAACGATTATTGACGAGGAGGATACAAGGGAAATATATATTGAAGGAACCTCTAAAATGATAGGCGTCCCGGAATTTTCTGATATTGATAGGCTTAAGGAACTTTTTCAGGCCCTTGAAAGGAAGGAAAAACTTTTAAGACTATTAGACAAATGTTTAAAAGAAGAAGGTATACACGTGATCATGGGTGCTGAAAGCGATATTAGAGAAATGAGGGATATGAGCATAATAACATCCACATACAAAATTGGCGAAAGAAGCTATGGTGTTCTTGGGGTAATAGGACCGATTAGAATGAACTATTCAAAAATAATCCCTATCGTAAATTATACAGCAACAACAGTTACAAATATCTTAAAGATGATGTAA